One window of Bacillus sp. (in: firmicutes) genomic DNA carries:
- a CDS encoding general stress protein: MRSKLQKRLLYLYTGESTALCGFIIVSYLLNKAYPQLQLYSLYSFWFSFFFLEFLLAQGSMYWYSKWKRLKTENTSVTPIRIVRQLKKIKRWNIGLIIALPLAFSIDFFIWFPQFPIGGLSIAGCIYFFAILEYINYFHIQLSYDNYSDIKYLLKSKKLKQACLSKDFERL, from the coding sequence TTGAGGTCAAAGTTGCAGAAAAGACTTTTATATTTATATACAGGGGAGTCAACGGCATTATGTGGTTTTATAATTGTAAGTTATTTACTGAATAAGGCGTATCCTCAATTACAACTGTATTCGCTTTATTCATTTTGGTTCTCTTTTTTCTTTTTGGAATTTCTGTTAGCGCAAGGAAGTATGTACTGGTATTCAAAATGGAAACGATTAAAAACAGAAAATACATCGGTAACTCCGATTCGAATTGTTCGACAATTAAAGAAAATAAAAAGATGGAATATTGGGCTTATTATCGCCTTGCCCCTTGCTTTTAGTATTGACTTCTTTATATGGTTTCCGCAATTTCCTATAGGTGGCTTATCCATTGCAGGATGTATCTATTTTTTTGCAATCCTTGAGTATATCAATTATTTTCACATTCAACTTTCATATGATAATTATTCTGATATTAAATATCTTTTAAAGTCAAAAAAATTGAAGCAGGCGTGTTTAAGCAAGGATTTTGAAAGACTGTAA
- a CDS encoding TetR/AcrR family transcriptional regulator produces MSSGSDGKYEKILKASIDVISEKGLDKTSISDIVKKAGVAQGTFYLYFSSKKALILAIADNLLTLTLEAIKEKVQGKGDFWDILEITIDETFHLTENHKDVIVLCYSGLAIDHSMDKWESIYQPYYYWLEEIITKAIHNNEIISGINVKWTARTIINLVENAAERFYISKDQDESLEVMKAELFNFLKRALYRT; encoded by the coding sequence ATGTCCAGCGGTTCTGATGGAAAATATGAAAAAATTTTAAAAGCATCGATTGATGTTATTTCTGAAAAAGGTCTTGATAAGACTTCCATTTCAGATATTGTAAAAAAGGCTGGAGTTGCACAAGGAACTTTTTATTTATATTTCTCTTCAAAAAAGGCATTAATACTAGCTATTGCAGATAACTTACTTACCCTTACATTAGAAGCAATTAAGGAAAAGGTTCAAGGGAAAGGAGATTTTTGGGATATACTAGAGATTACAATTGATGAAACCTTTCATTTAACAGAAAATCACAAAGATGTGATTGTCCTTTGTTATTCTGGGCTTGCTATAGATCATTCAATGGATAAATGGGAATCAATATATCAGCCTTATTATTATTGGCTTGAGGAAATCATAACAAAGGCCATTCATAACAACGAGATCATTAGTGGTATTAATGTGAAATGGACTGCTAGAACGATTATAAATCTTGTTGAAAATGCAGCCGAACGATTTTATATAAGCAAGGATCAAGATGAGAGCCTAGAAGTAATGAAAGCTGAGCTATTTAACTTCTTAAAAAGGGCGTTATATAGAACATAG
- a CDS encoding multidrug efflux SMR transporter, with the protein MAWGLLVLAGIEEVTATIAMKYMNDTRKKWPIFVMIIGFVLSFYCLSKAMKVIPAGVAYGVWAGIGSVGVALAGILWFKERLNVFQSISLGMIILGVIGLRITSL; encoded by the coding sequence ATGGCTTGGGGCTTATTAGTACTAGCAGGTATTGAAGAAGTCACTGCTACAATTGCAATGAAATATATGAACGATACGAGAAAAAAGTGGCCAATTTTCGTAATGATAATAGGTTTTGTACTTTCATTTTACTGTCTATCGAAAGCTATGAAGGTAATCCCTGCTGGGGTTGCTTACGGAGTATGGGCAGGAATAGGCAGTGTAGGAGTGGCTTTAGCAGGTATTTTATGGTTTAAAGAACGCTTGAATGTTTTTCAATCTATATCACTAGGTATGATTATATTAGGAGTCATTGGTTTAAGGATAACATCGTTGTAA
- a CDS encoding helix-turn-helix domain-containing protein encodes MTFGQRLKDLRNNEGISMDGLAKTIGTSSSRISDWENEKTHPSSVFVVKIARYFNVSIDWLLTGEEYKNSDATISKSGNILTQSEDELINIPPIQEHQEKYKEAIKDLTPEEKELIHILRELDPKDGIEVKTIIRMKKDLEQQFNKPTKSSMSTSEQAAASEEKRYA; translated from the coding sequence ATGACATTCGGTCAACGTTTAAAAGATTTGAGAAATAATGAAGGTATATCAATGGATGGTCTAGCTAAGACGATAGGAACTTCATCTAGTAGAATTAGCGATTGGGAAAATGAAAAAACACATCCATCTTCCGTCTTCGTAGTGAAAATTGCAAGATATTTTAATGTATCTATTGATTGGCTACTAACTGGGGAAGAATATAAAAATAGTGACGCTACTATTTCGAAAAGTGGTAACATACTTACACAGTCGGAAGATGAGTTGATAAACATTCCGCCTATTCAGGAACACCAAGAAAAATATAAAGAGGCTATAAAAGACTTAACTCCGGAAGAAAAGGAGTTAATTCACATCTTGAGAGAATTAGACCCTAAAGATGGTATTGAGGTAAAAACAATTATAAGGATGAAAAAAGACTTGGAGCAGCAATTCAACAAACCGACAAAATCATCTATGTCGACTTCAGAACAGGCCGCCGCATCTGAGGAAAAACGATATGCTTAA
- a CDS encoding chemoreceptor protein: MVELFVKPRATYDLLIKKGTDIQFDGRFCDTLNDNHFSKDDFHKLTEIYEVLKDNLDEIIRYLEYSLLELKIDDQPKLESEFIKSYVVHFFTKERNQEYVYSILPFFIQFKKQKYNVAKLNHVFNQYHFYLFTNLLAKKALHPKKCLELMTSLQRAVNIEQQVLIEVYSESLLEQIASGIAKIMDKNAEIMFIKSLIQSLDVENENIQTVTSATEQLSATIAEVANTATIVSTQTQGAVEKVNEGKSVIEQALGEIMHTEQAFGNIIKNFSELQQYIKNIENIVQLINGIADQTNLLALNASIEAARAGEHGKGFAVVAGEVRKLAESTVESLKTVNMNVDSLREFSTVISQSIDKTTDIIKKATTDAYDTLPILTDIVHVVEKIQDGTANTAAITEEQAAAIDEIANRMQELANLSDDVRILGTKTGASIYELSKVIDVFRLEAISKNNVRLSTPALLYLSKTDHILWKWRIYNMFLGLEQIDPKTIASHKDCRLGKWYFNHDSQERFGHLESFKKLDPLHELVHVAARQAAESYQEGNRSAAETHLLELERASNGVVELITELLDKIESERTALGIC, from the coding sequence ATGGTAGAGCTTTTTGTTAAACCGCGTGCTACTTACGATCTTTTAATAAAAAAAGGAACAGATATTCAGTTTGATGGACGGTTTTGTGATACATTAAATGATAATCATTTTTCAAAAGATGATTTCCACAAATTGACCGAAATCTATGAAGTTTTAAAGGATAATCTTGATGAAATTATTCGCTATCTCGAATATTCCCTGCTAGAGTTAAAGATTGATGATCAGCCTAAGCTAGAGAGCGAATTCATTAAATCATACGTTGTTCATTTTTTTACTAAGGAAAGAAACCAGGAGTATGTCTATAGTATATTGCCTTTTTTCATTCAATTTAAAAAACAAAAATATAATGTTGCAAAACTTAATCACGTTTTTAACCAATATCATTTTTACTTATTTACGAATTTGTTAGCGAAGAAAGCGTTACATCCTAAAAAGTGCCTTGAGTTAATGACAAGCCTCCAACGTGCAGTTAATATTGAACAACAAGTGTTGATTGAAGTTTATTCTGAAAGCCTTCTAGAACAAATTGCTTCTGGTATTGCCAAAATTATGGACAAAAATGCTGAGATTATGTTCATCAAGTCACTAATTCAAAGCCTTGATGTTGAAAATGAAAATATTCAAACAGTAACATCTGCTACTGAACAGCTATCTGCTACTATTGCAGAAGTGGCAAATACAGCAACAATCGTTTCAACCCAAACACAAGGAGCGGTTGAGAAAGTAAACGAAGGGAAAAGTGTGATAGAGCAAGCGTTAGGCGAAATTATGCATACTGAGCAAGCATTCGGTAATATTATTAAAAATTTCAGTGAACTGCAACAATACATTAAAAATATTGAAAATATTGTTCAGCTCATTAACGGCATTGCCGATCAAACGAATTTACTAGCTTTAAATGCTTCCATTGAAGCCGCCAGAGCTGGTGAGCATGGCAAAGGATTCGCTGTTGTTGCGGGCGAAGTGCGCAAGTTAGCGGAAAGCACAGTGGAATCTTTGAAGACAGTTAATATGAATGTAGATAGCTTGCGTGAATTTTCAACAGTAATTTCTCAATCTATTGATAAAACAACAGATATCATTAAAAAAGCAACAACTGATGCATATGATACTTTACCAATTTTAACCGACATCGTTCACGTTGTTGAGAAAATTCAAGATGGTACCGCAAATACAGCAGCAATAACAGAGGAGCAAGCGGCAGCGATTGATGAAATTGCCAATCGAATGCAGGAGCTTGCCAATCTTTCAGACGATGTTAGAATACTAGGCACAAAGACAGGAGCATCTATTTATGAACTAAGTAAAGTCATTGATGTTTTTAGGCTAGAAGCTATTTCAAAAAATAATGTTAGACTATCAACACCAGCATTATTGTATCTATCAAAGACAGATCATATATTATGGAAATGGCGGATTTATAATATGTTTTTAGGGCTTGAGCAGATTGATCCAAAAACAATTGCCTCCCATAAAGACTGCCGTTTAGGGAAATGGTATTTCAATCATGATTCGCAAGAACGGTTTGGTCATCTAGAAAGCTTTAAGAAACTTGATCCCCTCCATGAGCTTGTTCATGTTGCTGCAAGACAGGCTGCAGAGTCTTACCAAGAAGGAAATCGTTCAGCCGCTGAAACGCATTTGTTAGAATTGGAGCGCGCCTCCAATGGAGTAGTCGAATTGATTACCGAGCTTTTGGATAAAATTGAAAGTGAACGAACGGCATTGGGGATTTGTTGA
- a CDS encoding ABC transporter ATP-binding protein, which yields MVNADIVLHAENLTKTFGKKQVLSSTDLSIKKGECVVFCGGNGAGKSTLIKLLTGIEKPTSGTIQFHTSKKKWFGYMPDHMNFPAELSPIEVLTYYRTFVGASYKDVTEIIKKVGLWDVRNQKIGSFSKGMSQRVNLAQTLLADVDIYIFDEPTNGLDPYWVIEFKKVVKELTEEGKTVILSSHIMRDVAEISDRVVILFEGQVKESGSLQEIYTKYQTDTLEEVFLKLLENRNIVA from the coding sequence TTGGTTAACGCGGATATTGTACTACATGCAGAAAATTTAACAAAGACCTTCGGAAAAAAACAAGTATTATCTTCAACAGACCTCTCTATTAAAAAAGGAGAGTGTGTCGTTTTCTGTGGAGGAAACGGAGCAGGAAAAAGTACGCTTATAAAATTACTAACTGGGATTGAGAAGCCTACATCTGGAACAATCCAATTCCATACATCAAAGAAAAAATGGTTTGGATATATGCCTGACCATATGAACTTCCCTGCAGAGCTTTCTCCAATTGAAGTGTTAACATATTATCGAACATTTGTAGGCGCAAGTTATAAAGATGTAACTGAAATCATTAAAAAAGTGGGCCTATGGGACGTCCGCAATCAAAAAATCGGTTCATTTTCAAAAGGAATGTCACAGCGCGTAAATTTAGCACAGACCCTTCTTGCTGATGTGGATATCTATATCTTTGACGAACCTACAAACGGTTTGGACCCTTATTGGGTAATTGAATTTAAGAAGGTTGTTAAGGAATTAACGGAGGAAGGCAAAACTGTCATTTTAAGCAGCCATATTATGAGAGATGTTGCCGAAATCTCAGACCGTGTTGTCATTTTATTCGAAGGCCAAGTGAAAGAAAGCGGCAGCTTACAAGAAATTTATACGAAATATCAGACCGATACACTTGAGGAAGTTTTTCTTAAACTGCTAGAAAATCGAAACATTGTTGCGTGA